Proteins from a single region of Palaemon carinicauda isolate YSFRI2023 chromosome 1, ASM3689809v2, whole genome shotgun sequence:
- the LOC137649731 gene encoding uncharacterized protein, with the protein MVSQRRFLLLDASPTQPYLALLSHQRTYKCLCPPPHIIPGSFSFRTSSNTLGSCKHGIYHHVKMTGPQLLARFKRLTLDLFSAPKQTVAEMEDMGLCQKSSSSWSSSLHIVLKKDGSLFPRGDCRCLNMKIELDHNPFPNTAMLDLLKGYYSVPMKTYQTSQNCHSPFGTLTFNYSCFDLRNARATFQRLMDSILVNLPFFVCYVDDALQKGTPP; encoded by the coding sequence ATGGTTAGTCAACGTAGATTCCTACTCCTTGACGCCTCTCCAACGCAGCCTTATCTGGCCCTGCTCTCCCATCAGCGCACTTAcaaatgcctatgcccacctcctcacatcataccggGAAGTTTTTCATTCAGAACTTCATCAAATACCCTGGGTTCCtgcaaacatggtatttatcaccatgtcaagatGACGGGGCCCCAATTGTTGGCCAGATTCAAACGTCTGACACTGGATCTTTTTTCAGCCCCTAAACAAACGGTTGCTGAAATGGAAgacatgggcctttgccaaaagtcctcaagctcatggtcgtcatccttacacatcgtcctaaaaAAAGATGGCTCTCTGTTTCCACGTGGTGATTGTAGGTGCCTGAACATGAAAATAGAACTGGATCACAACCCTTTCCCAAACACagccatgctcgacctcctgaaagggtattactCGGTGCCCATGAAGACATATCAGACATCCCAAAATTGCCATTCCCCCTTCGGTACattaaccttcaattactcctgttttgaccttcgtaatgctagggccacttttcaacgtctcatggatagcatcttagtgaacctccccttctttgtatgttacgtggacgacgcactccaaaaaggaacacctccgtaa